From one Lycium barbarum isolate Lr01 chromosome 6, ASM1917538v2, whole genome shotgun sequence genomic stretch:
- the LOC132598555 gene encoding ferric reduction oxidase 6-like: MGEVSDQVPLLLKKEDEFDHLNKTPLWVSLTKLILKVIMWVIFIAWATFIFFSPTKFTNQLQGKIIRATRGTIFGTSGSIFLIFSFPIFVIAFLAIIRLALSDEDEPQVKRTPKGPNFRLWTFPVLVDGPFGVVTAAEMIGVILFSVYIVWAIIMYTIQDVDLLSLFHVHSMKEKSAVFLELTGLRFGFIGLICLAFLFLPVARGSVLLRAIDIPFEHATRYHVWLGHLTMALFTLHGLFFVIGWAMQGRLVEELIDWKNIGVANLPGVISLAAGLLMWVTSLPGVRRKNFELFFYTHQLYVVFVVFLALHVGDFIFMIAGAGIFLFMLDRFLRFFQSRKTVDILSATCFPCGTVELVISKPANLHYNALGWIFLQIRQLSWLQWHPFSVSSSPFDGKHHVAILIKVLGDWTEKLKGNILNRSLEQSENDPLLQHKRKITASVEGPYGHESPYHLTYENLILVAGGIGISPFLAILSDILHRINDRKPCLPRNILIVWAIKNSGELPLLDTVDMEAICPLFSDKLNLEIQTFVTRESQPSLEEGKTPKAMHTTISPGFKGCRMSSLVGTGNVVWSGLYVMVSTIGLVITVALLDIFYIIPFNVNYWWYKGLLLIGCMAASILIFGGLVIALWHLWERKTSSKEEPGEDASKKVDILRQNEQKNFGESRLVNNIRYGQRPDFQEIFGSHAKSWGSVDIGVIVCGPPTLQSSVAKECRRQNLQRGHQAIFHFNSHSFDL; the protein is encoded by the exons ATGGGTGAAGTCTCAGATCAAGTACCTCTTCTTTTGAAAAAAGAAGATGAATTTGATCATCTCAATAAGACACCACTTTGGGTATCATTAACAAAGTTGATTCTCAAAGTAATAATGTGGGTGATCTTCATTGCATGGGCAACTTTTATTTTCTTCTCACCTACAAAATTCACTAATCAACTGCAAGGGAAAATTATTCGAGCCACCCGAGGAACTATTTTTGGGACATCAG GCAGCATATTCTTGATATTCAGTTTCCCAATTTTCGTGATTGCGTTTCTTGCAATTATTCGTCTCGCTCTCTCTGATGAAGATGAACCTCAAGT GAAGAGAACTCCGAAAGGTCCAAATTTTAGGTTATGGACATTCCCAGTTTTGGTGGATGGACCATTCGGTGTTGTTACAGCTGCAGAAATGATTGGAGTTATACTCTTCTCAGTGTACATAGTTTGGGCTATAATTATGTACACTATACAGGATGTTGACCTCTTATCTTTGTTTCACGTACACAGCATGAAAGAAAAAAG TGCTGTGTTTCTGGAGCTAACGGGCCTTCGCTTTGGATTTATTGGGTTAATCTGCTTAGCATTTTTGTTTCTACCTGTTGCACGGGGTTCAGTTCTTCTTCGAGCTATAGATATCCCTTTTGAACATGCCACTAGATATCATGTTTGGCTGGGACATCTTACTATGGCTCTTTTTACTCTTCATGGTCTGTTCTTTGTGATTGGCTGGGCAATGCAAGGGCGACTTGTGGAAGAA CTAATCGATTGGAAAAACATAGGAGTAGCCAATCTTCCAGGAGTTATCAGCCTTGCAGCTGGTTTACTGATGTGGGTAACTTCGCTTCCTGGAGTAAGGAGAAAAAACTTTGAATTGTTCTTTTATACACACCAATTGTATGTGGTGTTTGTGGTGTTCCTAGCCTTGCATGTTGGTGATTTCATCTTCATGATAGCTGGTGCTGGGATCTTCCTGTTCATGCTTGATCGGTTCCTTAGATTCTTCCAGTCACGAAAGACTGTTGACATACTTTCAGCCACATGCTTTCCTTGTGGAACCGTTGAACTCGTTATTTCAAAACCTGCAA ATTTACATTACAACGCCCTTGGCTGGATATTCTTACAAATACGTCAGTTGTCCTGGCTGCAGTGGCACCCTTTCAGTGTCTCTTCTAGTCCTTTTGACGGGAAACATCATGTTGCGATTCTCATAAAGGTTCTTGGAGATTGGActgagaaattgaagggaaacaTCTTGAATCGTTCTTTAGAACAATCTGAGAACGACCCCCTTTTGCAGCATAAAAGAAAAATAACAGCTTCTGTTGAAGGTCCTTATGGCCATGAATCACCATACCACTTAAC GTATGAAAATCTCATTTTGGTAGCAGGTGGAATTGGAATTTCCCCCTTCCTAGCTATCTTGAGTGATATCCTCCACCGTATCAATGATAGAAAACCTTGCCTGCCAAGAAATATACTAATAGTATGGGCGATTAAAAATTCGGGTGAGCTTCCACTTCTGGATACAGTTGACATGGAGGCAATCTGTCCACTTTTCTCTGATAAACTGAATCTCGAGATTCAAACATTCGTGACTCGGGAATCACAACCTTCATTG GAGGAGGGTAAAACACCTAAAGCAATGCACACCACAATCTCCCCTGGCTTCAAGGGATGTCGAATGTCTAGTTTGGTTGGTACTGGAAATGTTGTATGGTCTGGATTATATGTCATGGTATCCACAATAGGGTTGGTGATCACTGTAGCATTGCTGGACATTTTCTACATAATTCCATTTAATGTAAATTACTGGTGGTACAAGGGGCTTTTGTTGATTGGATGTATGGCTGCAAGCATTCTTATATTTGGGGGTCTTGTGATCGCTTTATGGCATCTTTGGGAAAGGAAAACCTCATCGAAGGAGGAACCAGGGGAGGACGCCTCCAAAAAAGTTGATATCCTGCGGCAGAACGAGCAGAAGAATTTTGGAGAGTCTCGATTAGTCAATAATATTCGATATGGTCAAAGACCGGATTTCCAAG AGATATTTGGATCGCACGCAAAAAGTTGGGGAAGTGTCGATATAGGTGTGATTGTGTGTGGTCCTCCTACTCTTCAGTCCAGTGTTGCTAAAGAGTGTAGAAGGCAGAACTTGCAGAGAGGCCATCAGGCTATCTTCCATTTCAACAGCCACAGTTTTGACCTCTAG